From Micromonospora echinospora, one genomic window encodes:
- a CDS encoding PaaX family transcriptional regulator C-terminal domain-containing protein produces the protein MNSPFHIEEIFPEDEDHAVRLPRRQAGNSPQGLAVTLLADYTLRDLAWLPSAAIVALLTEARVSPTGARAAISRLVRRGVLEGSRQGRHSFYRLSRAAAVDLASGGRWILTATAAAKPWDGRWTLVAFSLPQERGTQRRALRGQLRWLGFAPLYDGLWISPHELTPQDQIRLGQVTGTVTVFRGRPADLDTVTNRRPLDAWDVAAIARHYETFLERWRPLLPQVESGQVSGAEAVRARTEVMDTFRRFPTLDPQLPIQLLPPGWLREPAREVFATVYDGLADAAEQHVRTVVARFGDSGQAGIRAHLTTDILAGTVVPPAAPSALVPG, from the coding sequence GTGAACAGCCCCTTCCACATCGAGGAGATCTTCCCCGAGGACGAGGACCACGCGGTGCGGCTGCCCCGACGGCAGGCCGGGAACTCGCCCCAGGGGCTGGCGGTGACGCTGCTGGCCGACTACACGCTGCGGGACCTGGCCTGGCTCCCGTCCGCAGCCATCGTCGCGTTGCTCACCGAAGCCCGGGTCAGCCCCACCGGTGCCCGTGCCGCCATCAGTCGGCTGGTCCGCCGGGGCGTGCTGGAGGGCAGCCGACAGGGACGGCACAGCTTCTACCGGCTCAGCCGGGCCGCCGCCGTCGACCTGGCCAGCGGTGGCCGGTGGATCCTCACCGCCACCGCCGCGGCGAAGCCGTGGGACGGTCGCTGGACCCTCGTCGCCTTCTCGCTCCCCCAGGAGCGGGGCACCCAGCGGCGGGCCCTGCGTGGGCAGCTCCGGTGGCTGGGTTTCGCGCCGCTGTACGACGGCCTGTGGATCTCGCCGCACGAGCTGACCCCGCAGGACCAGATCCGACTCGGCCAGGTCACCGGCACCGTCACGGTGTTCCGCGGACGACCCGCCGACCTCGACACCGTCACCAACCGCCGTCCTCTCGACGCCTGGGACGTCGCGGCGATCGCCCGGCACTATGAGACCTTCCTCGAACGCTGGCGGCCGCTCCTGCCACAGGTGGAAAGCGGCCAGGTCAGCGGCGCGGAGGCGGTACGGGCCCGCACCGAGGTCATGGACACCTTCCGGCGCTTTCCCACGCTCGACCCGCAGCTACCGATCCAGCTCCTTCCCCCCGGATGGCTCCGGGAGCCGGCCCGGGAGGTGTTCGCCACCGTCTACGACGGCCTCGCCGACGCCGCCGAGCAGCACGTCCGCACTGTCGTCGCACGCTTCGGCGACAGCGGGCAAGCCGGCATCCGCGCCCACCTCACCACCGACATCCTGGCCGGAACGGTCGTCCCCCCGGCGGCACCGTCCGCGCTCGTACCCGGGTAG
- a CDS encoding PHB depolymerase family esterase: MVGLVVPAFGPAHAASLVEVTSFGDNPGRMRMHLYLPDSRPARPAIVLAMHGCGGSGPGFHSGSEFASLADRYGFVVIYPTATQQAGFGNCFDTWSDAAKRRGGGSDPVSLVSMINFVHRQHGGDLDRVYATGSSSGGMMTNHMLAVYPDVFRAGAAFMGVPYNCFANAADYPPGASQCTGGTMNRTPQQWGDAVRQAYPGYSGPRPRVQLWHGTNDTLVPYQLLQESIEQWTDVFGLGQTPTSIDTPQSNWNRRRYADSHDTVQVEAYAVQGAGHSLPSGGMAAAAVQFFGLTTPTTPAPTTPPPGSGACRVAVGVNAWNNGLTEDLTITNTGTSAVNGWSLVFTLPGGQVITSGWNASYTPSSGQVTARNVAHNAAIPVNGSITVGFQATHTGDAAGPSAFTLNGAPCALA; encoded by the coding sequence ATGGTCGGACTCGTGGTCCCCGCGTTCGGACCGGCCCACGCGGCGTCGCTGGTCGAGGTGACCAGCTTCGGTGACAACCCGGGACGGATGCGGATGCACCTCTATCTGCCCGACTCCCGTCCGGCCCGGCCGGCGATCGTGCTGGCCATGCACGGCTGCGGCGGGTCGGGCCCGGGCTTCCACTCCGGCAGCGAGTTCGCCTCGCTGGCCGACCGGTACGGATTTGTCGTCATCTACCCGACGGCGACCCAGCAGGCCGGGTTCGGCAACTGCTTCGACACCTGGTCGGACGCCGCCAAGCGGCGTGGTGGCGGCAGCGACCCCGTGTCGCTGGTGTCCATGATCAATTTTGTGCACCGTCAGCACGGCGGCGACCTCGACCGGGTCTACGCCACCGGCAGTTCGTCGGGCGGCATGATGACCAATCACATGCTGGCCGTCTACCCCGACGTGTTCAGGGCCGGAGCCGCCTTCATGGGAGTTCCGTACAACTGCTTCGCCAACGCGGCCGACTACCCGCCCGGAGCCAGCCAGTGCACCGGCGGAACCATGAACCGGACGCCGCAACAGTGGGGTGACGCGGTCCGGCAGGCATACCCCGGCTATTCCGGCCCGCGCCCACGGGTGCAGCTCTGGCACGGCACCAACGACACGCTGGTGCCGTACCAGTTGTTGCAGGAGTCGATCGAGCAGTGGACCGACGTGTTCGGTCTCGGCCAGACTCCCACCTCCATCGACACGCCCCAGTCCAACTGGAACCGCCGCCGGTACGCCGACTCGCACGACACCGTCCAGGTGGAGGCGTACGCCGTCCAGGGCGCCGGCCACAGCCTGCCCTCCGGCGGCATGGCGGCCGCCGCCGTCCAGTTCTTCGGCCTGACCACGCCGACCACTCCTGCGCCGACCACGCCGCCGCCGGGTTCCGGCGCCTGCCGGGTGGCGGTCGGCGTCAACGCCTGGAACAACGGGCTGACCGAGGACCTCACCATCACCAATACCGGCACCAGCGCCGTCAACGGCTGGTCCCTGGTCTTCACCCTGCCCGGTGGTCAGGTCATCACCTCCGGGTGGAACGCGTCCTATACGCCGTCCTCGGGGCAGGTGACGGCGCGGAACGTGGCCCACAACGCCGCCATCCCGGTCAACGGTTCGATCACCGTCGGTTTCCAGGCCACGCACACCGGTGACGCGGCCGGGCCGAGCGCCTTCACCCTGAACGGCGCGCCCTGCGCGCTCGCCTGA
- a CDS encoding RICIN domain-containing protein, whose protein sequence is MDETRPTSTPGRRWRSGLAVVAAAVVATGTLVAVNTVPADAASVDTGAWYVMVNRNSGKALDVYDRATGDGARITQWSRNDGDHQQWKFVDSGGGYYRLASRHSGKVLDVANWSTANGATVQQWTDHNGANQQWRLTDSDGGHVRLTNRNSNKVLEVQGASTADGGNIVQYDDWNGANQQWQLVRVDGGTAPPTTPPPTTGPPGNDGCGRTPTLRNGTHQIQSNGKSRSFILRMPATYANNHRYRLIFAFHWRGGTANEIDSGGTSGQAWSYYGQWEQSGNNAILVAPQGLGNGWANSGGEDVTFVDDILRRIEGDLCVNPVQRFATGFSWGGGMSYALACARPTVFRAVAVIAGGQISGCSGGTQPVAYFGLHGISDNVLTIAQGRALRDTFVRNNGCAQQNPPEPAAGSRTHVTTGYAGCRAGYPVQWAAFDNGHLPAPVDGTYAESGVTTWTKGEIWRFFAQFS, encoded by the coding sequence ATGGACGAGACTCGTCCCACCTCCACCCCGGGACGCCGCTGGCGGTCCGGACTGGCCGTCGTCGCGGCGGCCGTCGTCGCGACCGGCACGCTGGTCGCGGTGAACACCGTTCCCGCCGACGCGGCGTCGGTGGACACCGGAGCCTGGTACGTCATGGTCAACCGCAACAGCGGCAAGGCGCTCGACGTGTACGACCGGGCGACCGGCGACGGCGCGCGGATCACGCAGTGGTCCCGGAACGACGGTGACCACCAGCAGTGGAAGTTCGTGGACTCCGGGGGCGGCTACTACCGGCTCGCGTCCCGGCACTCCGGCAAGGTCCTGGACGTGGCGAACTGGTCGACGGCCAACGGGGCGACGGTCCAGCAGTGGACCGACCACAACGGGGCGAACCAGCAGTGGCGGTTGACCGACTCCGATGGCGGGCACGTCCGGTTGACCAACCGCAACAGCAACAAGGTGCTGGAGGTGCAGGGCGCCTCGACCGCCGACGGCGGCAACATCGTGCAGTACGACGACTGGAACGGCGCGAACCAGCAGTGGCAACTCGTCCGCGTCGACGGTGGCACCGCACCGCCCACCACCCCACCGCCCACCACCGGTCCTCCGGGGAACGACGGGTGTGGCAGGACTCCGACGCTGCGCAACGGCACCCACCAGATCCAGAGCAACGGCAAGAGCCGGTCGTTCATCCTGCGGATGCCCGCCACCTACGCGAACAACCACCGGTACCGGCTGATCTTCGCGTTCCACTGGCGGGGCGGCACCGCCAACGAGATCGATTCCGGCGGGACGAGCGGGCAGGCCTGGTCCTACTACGGCCAGTGGGAGCAGTCGGGCAACAACGCGATCCTGGTCGCGCCGCAGGGCCTGGGCAACGGCTGGGCCAACTCCGGTGGCGAGGACGTCACCTTCGTCGACGACATACTCCGGCGGATCGAGGGCGACCTCTGCGTCAACCCGGTGCAGCGGTTCGCGACTGGCTTCAGCTGGGGCGGTGGCATGAGCTATGCCCTCGCCTGCGCCCGGCCGACCGTCTTCCGGGCCGTCGCGGTCATCGCCGGCGGACAGATCAGCGGATGCAGCGGCGGCACCCAGCCCGTCGCGTACTTCGGTCTGCACGGGATCTCGGACAACGTGCTCACCATCGCCCAGGGGCGGGCGTTGCGCGACACGTTCGTCCGGAACAACGGTTGTGCCCAGCAGAACCCGCCCGAGCCGGCGGCCGGTAGCCGGACGCACGTCACCACCGGCTACGCCGGCTGTCGAGCCGGGTACCCGGTGCAGTGGGCCGCGTTCGACAACGGGCACCTGCCCGCCCCGGTCGACGGGACGTACGCCGAAAGTGGTGTGACGACCTGGACCAAGGGCGAGATCTGGCGGTTCTTCGCGCAGTTCTCCTGA
- a CDS encoding Na+/H+ antiporter translates to MEGLVLIAVLATTVLVGTTLGGRYRVAPPVLLIGMGALLALAPPLSDVVLEPDVVLLLFLPAILYRESLSISLREIRTNLPAIALLAVGLVAITMVTVWWVAQTLGVDPAVAWVLGAVLAPTDAAAVAGLAKRMPRRFLTILRAESLINDGTALVLFAVALGLLEGDGAPGAPRLLGQIVGSFAGGVAAGVLVGGVVILIRRRLDDPLREGALSVLTPFVAFLLAEKVHASGVLAVVVAGLLLSYAAPRIIRAPSRLMAYAFWDLTTFLINGGLFVLLGMQIPRIVESETSTSLGRAMIIGLVVAGTVTATRMAWVHLSTYVLQVVDRRRSQRELRVGWRVRTAAGWAGFRGAVSLAAALAVPLVTANGKPVGQRDLIIFCTTLVIVLIMLIQGTTLPLVVRWAGLVGDEPRVEETRQARVSATRAGLAALPDVARGLDATADIVDRVRAEYEDHLESIQAPEDEESGRNRDVERQLRLEVLARKRREITRLRDANEIDDTVLRELQAVLDIEEIRLLGPQTPD, encoded by the coding sequence GTGGAAGGTCTCGTGCTGATCGCGGTGCTGGCCACCACCGTGCTGGTCGGGACCACGCTCGGTGGGCGGTACCGGGTCGCGCCGCCGGTCCTGCTCATCGGCATGGGTGCGCTGCTGGCGCTCGCCCCGCCGCTGTCGGACGTGGTGCTGGAGCCGGACGTGGTGCTGCTGCTGTTCCTCCCGGCGATCCTCTACCGGGAGAGTCTCAGCATCAGCCTGCGGGAGATCCGCACCAACCTGCCGGCCATCGCGTTGCTCGCCGTCGGGCTGGTGGCGATCACCATGGTCACGGTGTGGTGGGTTGCGCAGACGCTCGGCGTCGACCCGGCCGTGGCCTGGGTGCTCGGTGCCGTGCTCGCCCCCACCGACGCCGCAGCCGTCGCCGGCCTGGCCAAACGGATGCCCCGCCGCTTCCTCACCATCCTCCGCGCGGAGAGTCTGATCAACGACGGCACGGCGCTGGTCCTGTTCGCCGTCGCGCTCGGCCTGCTCGAAGGGGACGGCGCACCGGGAGCACCGAGGCTCCTCGGGCAGATCGTCGGGTCGTTCGCCGGCGGGGTCGCGGCCGGCGTGCTGGTCGGCGGTGTGGTGATCCTGATCCGGCGACGCCTCGACGACCCGCTCCGGGAGGGCGCGCTGAGCGTGCTCACCCCGTTCGTCGCGTTCCTGCTCGCGGAGAAGGTCCACGCCAGCGGGGTGCTGGCGGTGGTCGTCGCGGGGCTGCTGCTCTCCTACGCCGCACCCCGGATAATCCGGGCCCCCTCCCGGCTGATGGCCTACGCCTTCTGGGACCTCACCACGTTCCTGATCAACGGCGGGCTCTTCGTCCTGCTCGGCATGCAGATCCCCCGCATCGTGGAGAGCGAGACCAGCACGTCGCTCGGGCGGGCGATGATCATCGGGCTGGTGGTGGCCGGCACGGTCACCGCGACCCGGATGGCGTGGGTGCACCTGTCGACGTACGTCCTCCAGGTGGTCGACCGCCGACGCTCGCAGCGTGAGCTCCGGGTGGGCTGGCGGGTCCGCACGGCGGCCGGGTGGGCCGGTTTCCGGGGCGCGGTGTCACTGGCCGCGGCGCTCGCGGTGCCGCTGGTCACCGCCAACGGCAAGCCGGTCGGCCAGCGCGACCTGATCATCTTCTGCACGACGCTGGTGATCGTGCTGATCATGTTGATCCAGGGCACCACGTTGCCGCTGGTCGTCCGGTGGGCGGGTCTCGTCGGCGACGAGCCGCGCGTCGAGGAGACCCGTCAGGCCCGGGTGAGCGCCACCCGGGCCGGCCTGGCGGCGCTACCCGACGTGGCGCGGGGTCTCGACGCGACGGCCGACATCGTCGACCGGGTACGCGCCGAGTACGAGGACCACCTCGAAAGCATCCAGGCCCCCGAGGACGAGGAGTCCGGACGGAACCGCGACGTGGAGCGGCAGCTGCGGCTGGAGGTGCTCGCCCGCAAGCGCCGCGAGATCACCCGCCTGCGCGACGCGAACGAGATCGACGACACCGTGCTGCGGGAACTCCAGGCGGTGCTGGACATCGAGGAGATCCGTCTCCTGGGCCCGCAGACGCCGGACTAG
- a CDS encoding TetR/AcrR family transcriptional regulator: MARVGLNAERLTRAGAELADEVGFEQVTVSALARRFDVKVASLYSHVRSSQDLRTRIALLALAEMADRAADALAGRAGRDALTALANVYRDYAREHPGRYAAAQLRLDPETAAASAGGRHAQLTRAILRGYDLTEPAQTHAVRLLGSVFHGYVSLEMGGAFSHSAPDTQETWTRVLDALDALLRNWPAP; the protein is encoded by the coding sequence ATGGCACGTGTGGGGCTGAACGCGGAACGCCTGACCCGGGCGGGAGCGGAGCTGGCCGACGAGGTCGGCTTCGAGCAGGTGACCGTGTCGGCGCTCGCCCGGCGGTTCGACGTCAAGGTCGCGAGCCTGTACTCACACGTGCGCAGCTCCCAGGACCTCAGGACCAGGATCGCCCTGCTCGCCCTGGCGGAGATGGCCGACCGGGCCGCCGACGCCCTGGCCGGTCGGGCCGGTCGGGACGCGCTCACCGCCCTCGCGAACGTCTACCGCGACTATGCCCGGGAGCACCCCGGCCGCTACGCGGCGGCCCAGCTCCGACTCGACCCCGAGACGGCGGCGGCCAGCGCCGGCGGCAGACACGCTCAGCTGACCCGGGCGATCCTGCGCGGCTACGACCTGACCGAGCCGGCCCAGACGCACGCGGTCCGCTTGTTGGGCAGCGTCTTCCACGGGTACGTCAGCCTGGAGATGGGCGGCGCGTTCAGCCACAGCGCCCCGGACACCCAGGAGACCTGGACGCGCGTCCTGGACGCCCTCGACGCCCTGTTGCGGAACTGGCCCGCGCCCTGA
- a CDS encoding FBP domain-containing protein has product MKPLTEHEIRTAFVNCTKGQAKRLYVPRDLADRPWDDLDFLGWHDPQAPDRAYLVAELDGHPSALALRRPSPVAGQARRGMCSICLTTHSDVSLMVAPKAGKAGQQGNSVGTYLCADLACSLYVRGKRDAGAGARLHESLTLEEKIERTVANLAAFVARVTA; this is encoded by the coding sequence GTGAAGCCGTTGACCGAACACGAGATCCGTACCGCCTTCGTGAACTGCACCAAGGGCCAGGCGAAGCGGCTGTACGTTCCGCGCGACCTCGCCGACCGCCCCTGGGACGACCTGGACTTCCTCGGCTGGCACGACCCCCAGGCCCCCGACCGCGCCTACCTCGTCGCCGAACTGGACGGCCACCCGAGCGCCCTCGCGTTGCGCCGTCCCAGCCCCGTCGCCGGGCAGGCGCGACGCGGCATGTGCTCGATCTGTCTGACCACCCACAGCGACGTCTCCCTCATGGTCGCGCCGAAGGCCGGCAAGGCCGGGCAGCAGGGCAACTCGGTCGGCACCTACCTGTGCGCCGACCTCGCCTGCTCGCTGTACGTGCGGGGAAAGAGGGACGCCGGTGCCGGCGCCCGGCTCCACGAGTCGCTCACCCTGGAGGAGAAGATCGAACGGACGGTGGCGAACCTCGCCGCGTTCGTCGCCCGGGTGACGGCGTGA
- a CDS encoding helix-turn-helix domain-containing protein, with the protein MVAVMTVPNTALRSVRIGMRMSQDDFARALQAAGHRVGEPNDANKRLVQRWESGAIAAPRPVYARALEVVTGLPISLLGFAAVPDGQVADDQHGGHDLTSPMSNLATPTPKSRPATVHRSYEGVWLSRYQYYSSGRGESFAGQHFLVVLQHGDRLTARSLPGSAASSLSLDLTVDGAVVTGTWVEQTDPAGYYRGARYHGAIQLLAEPTGRRMAGKWVGFGKDMDVNTGPWELVFQDASTSKATLDRYNTSTT; encoded by the coding sequence ATGGTGGCGGTCATGACCGTCCCGAACACCGCCCTGCGCTCCGTCCGCATCGGAATGCGCATGAGCCAGGACGATTTCGCTCGCGCGCTCCAAGCCGCCGGCCACCGCGTCGGCGAGCCCAACGACGCCAACAAGAGACTCGTCCAGCGATGGGAGTCCGGCGCGATCGCCGCGCCGCGGCCCGTCTACGCCCGTGCGCTGGAAGTCGTCACCGGCCTACCCATTTCGCTGCTCGGTTTCGCCGCAGTGCCCGACGGCCAGGTCGCCGACGACCAGCACGGTGGGCACGACCTGACATCCCCCATGTCCAACCTGGCCACGCCCACGCCCAAGTCCAGGCCAGCCACGGTCCACCGGTCGTACGAGGGCGTATGGCTCAGCCGCTACCAGTACTACTCCAGCGGCCGGGGGGAGTCCTTCGCCGGGCAGCACTTCCTGGTCGTGCTTCAGCACGGCGACCGGTTGACCGCCCGCAGCCTGCCCGGGTCGGCGGCATCGTCGCTGTCGCTGGATCTGACCGTGGACGGCGCTGTCGTCACCGGCACCTGGGTGGAGCAGACCGACCCGGCCGGCTACTACCGGGGCGCCCGATACCACGGCGCGATCCAGCTTCTGGCCGAGCCCACGGGTCGACGGATGGCCGGAAAGTGGGTGGGCTTCGGCAAGGACATGGACGTCAACACCGGCCCGTGGGAGCTCGTCTTCCAGGACGCTTCGACGTCCAAGGCGACGCTCGATCGGTACAACACGTCGACGACGTAG
- a CDS encoding helix-turn-helix domain-containing protein, producing MDSGDLLPVGRRVAYWRGRRKLSQQVLADRLGKSKSWVDKVERGVRSLDKVSTLQSIAAVLRIDTAVLLGRDAQPAGLIERVEGVERIRVALSTYEIALERPSARRVLPGDRLAREVAHVWTTFQHARYPQVVDLLPQLVASVQRTHAHDPDRGRVPLVEAYRVTAALLVKLGAPDVAWLAVDRAMTAATGDRVSVAAAAVQLGQVLRASGRARVAKSVTLTAAYRIAPPMIEFGDPSELSLCGTLLVQAALAAARDGDDGTAVELIDEAAEMAARVGDGHDFYRTGFGATAVELARIAVAVESGDAEEAMARHEKVTRRDGWRWLAAEHRAAYLVDVARAYLHADDPVSAGRVLTEAERIAPAEIRHRPAGREILAQVARDPAAPTTLSHLAATLGVG from the coding sequence GTGGACAGCGGTGATCTGCTGCCGGTCGGTCGTCGGGTGGCGTACTGGCGAGGGCGGCGGAAGCTGTCTCAGCAGGTGCTCGCGGATCGGCTGGGCAAGTCCAAGAGCTGGGTCGACAAGGTCGAGCGGGGTGTCCGGTCGCTCGACAAGGTGTCGACGCTTCAGAGCATCGCTGCCGTGCTGCGGATCGACACGGCGGTGCTGCTCGGTCGGGACGCTCAGCCGGCCGGGCTGATCGAGCGTGTCGAGGGTGTGGAGCGGATCCGGGTGGCGCTGTCGACGTACGAGATCGCGTTGGAGCGCCCGTCGGCCCGCCGGGTGCTGCCGGGCGATCGGCTGGCGCGGGAGGTCGCGCATGTGTGGACGACCTTCCAGCACGCCCGCTACCCGCAGGTCGTCGATCTGCTGCCGCAGTTGGTGGCCAGCGTGCAGCGCACCCACGCCCACGATCCCGACAGGGGTCGGGTGCCGTTGGTGGAGGCGTACCGGGTGACGGCCGCGCTGCTGGTGAAGCTCGGTGCCCCCGACGTGGCGTGGCTGGCCGTCGACCGGGCGATGACCGCCGCTACCGGTGACCGGGTGTCGGTGGCTGCCGCTGCCGTGCAGCTCGGTCAGGTGTTGCGCGCGTCAGGGCGGGCGCGGGTGGCGAAGTCGGTGACGTTGACGGCGGCGTACCGCATCGCCCCGCCAATGATCGAGTTCGGCGACCCGTCGGAGCTGTCCCTGTGCGGAACGCTGCTGGTGCAGGCCGCCCTGGCCGCCGCCCGTGACGGGGACGACGGCACCGCCGTCGAGCTGATCGACGAAGCCGCCGAGATGGCGGCGCGAGTGGGGGACGGGCACGACTTCTACCGGACCGGGTTCGGGGCGACGGCGGTGGAGTTGGCCCGGATCGCCGTGGCCGTGGAGTCGGGTGACGCGGAGGAGGCCATGGCCCGGCACGAGAAGGTGACCAGGCGGGACGGCTGGCGGTGGCTGGCCGCCGAACACCGCGCCGCGTATCTGGTCGACGTCGCCCGTGCCTACCTCCACGCCGACGACCCGGTCAGCGCCGGCCGGGTCCTGACGGAGGCCGAGCGGATCGCACCGGCCGAGATCCGTCACCGACCGGCCGGCCGAGAAATCCTCGCCCAGGTCGCCCGCGACCCTGCCGCCCCGACGACGCTCAGCCACCTCGCCGCGACGCTCGGGGTGGGCTGA
- a CDS encoding glycoside hydrolase family 64 protein → MSVRRHLFAIVSALLVTVAATVHATPARAVGPALLPVTITNNTGRGEAVHLYVIGTQLSSGRLGYVTAGGSFVPWTGGQIPPSPAPDASIPGPGNGGRTTIQFPRGFSGRVYFSFGEKLKFFLTPDGLVQPAPWAAGDPNRNILFDWSEFTYNDAGLWLNSSQVDMFAVPHAVTVTGANGVTKRTGDVVTNGRANIINGIRAQAGWGNSVYTRSDGTVLRVLAPGKAAGAGLFSPTYLDPYIASAWNAYTTKTLTVVPFADQPGIRYFGRTSGSTMTFTNGSGQVVASFQRPSSASVWGCDGQLHAPNDQVVGPIARTLCAALNRGTLGTIDTQPSLNPAEFYRSNPTNQYARLIHANMVDGKAYAFAFDDVGAFESLVHDGDPRAAGVVLSPFSGGGAPAPTGVPVLSNWNNKCIDVPSSNFADRVPLQMWTCNGTNAQKWTFSGNAVRSQNNKCMDVDGGATGNGAVVQLYACNGTGAQQFTLTAAGDLLNLASNRCVDIKDWNSGDGARLQLWDCAGSANQKFRTG, encoded by the coding sequence ATGAGCGTTCGACGACACCTGTTCGCCATCGTCTCCGCCCTCCTCGTCACCGTGGCGGCGACCGTCCACGCGACGCCCGCGCGTGCGGTCGGGCCAGCCCTGCTACCCGTCACGATCACCAACAACACCGGCCGTGGCGAGGCGGTGCACCTGTACGTCATCGGTACCCAGCTCTCCAGCGGCCGGCTCGGCTACGTGACCGCGGGCGGCTCGTTCGTGCCGTGGACCGGCGGTCAGATCCCGCCGTCACCCGCGCCCGACGCCTCCATCCCGGGCCCCGGCAACGGAGGCCGCACCACCATCCAGTTCCCCCGGGGCTTCTCCGGACGGGTCTACTTCTCCTTCGGCGAGAAGCTGAAGTTCTTCCTCACCCCGGACGGCCTGGTGCAACCCGCGCCCTGGGCGGCCGGCGACCCGAACCGGAACATCCTGTTCGACTGGAGCGAGTTCACCTACAACGACGCCGGACTCTGGCTGAACAGCTCCCAGGTGGACATGTTCGCCGTGCCGCACGCGGTCACCGTCACCGGCGCCAACGGGGTCACCAAGCGGACCGGGGACGTCGTCACCAACGGCCGCGCCAACATCATCAACGGGATCCGGGCGCAGGCCGGCTGGGGGAACTCGGTGTACACCCGGTCGGACGGCACGGTGCTGCGGGTCCTGGCCCCGGGCAAGGCCGCCGGCGCGGGCCTGTTCAGCCCCACCTACCTCGACCCGTACATCGCCTCGGCGTGGAACGCGTACACCACGAAGACGTTGACCGTGGTGCCCTTCGCCGACCAGCCCGGCATCCGCTACTTCGGCCGGACCTCCGGCAGCACGATGACCTTCACCAACGGGTCCGGGCAGGTGGTGGCGTCGTTCCAACGGCCCTCGTCGGCCAGCGTCTGGGGCTGCGACGGCCAACTGCACGCCCCCAACGACCAGGTCGTCGGCCCGATCGCCCGGACGCTCTGCGCCGCTCTCAACCGGGGCACCCTCGGCACCATCGACACGCAGCCCAGCCTCAACCCGGCCGAGTTCTACCGCAGCAACCCCACCAACCAGTACGCCCGGTTGATCCACGCCAACATGGTCGACGGCAAGGCGTACGCGTTCGCCTTCGACGACGTCGGGGCTTTCGAGTCGCTGGTGCACGACGGCGACCCGCGCGCCGCCGGTGTGGTGCTCAGCCCGTTCAGCGGGGGAGGCGCCCCGGCGCCGACCGGCGTGCCGGTGCTGAGCAACTGGAACAACAAGTGCATCGACGTGCCGAGCTCGAACTTCGCCGACCGTGTGCCGCTCCAGATGTGGACCTGCAACGGCACCAACGCCCAGAAGTGGACCTTCTCCGGCAACGCGGTGCGGAGCCAGAACAACAAGTGCATGGACGTCGACGGCGGCGCGACCGGCAACGGCGCGGTCGTCCAGCTCTACGCCTGCAACGGCACCGGCGCACAGCAGTTCACCCTCACCGCCGCCGGTGACCTGCTCAACCTGGCCAGCAACCGGTGCGTGGACATCAAGGACTGGAACAGCGGCGACGGCGCCCGGTTGCAGCTCTGGGACTGCGCCGGCAGCGCCAACCAGAAGTTCCGCACCGGCTGA